In Arthrobacter sp. B3I9, the following are encoded in one genomic region:
- a CDS encoding 2-hydroxycarboxylate transporter family protein, protein MSTGPRTTEFDSHPAGDSLGDAAPGPAGGVEHPVARTAGTRPGTHYPGRQGSKIASVPAPLYLVLAGLVLAAAITGNLPDTMVVGFATTILLGGLFIWIGNLFPVVRDFGLPTILCTFVPATLVFFGVMPENIVTVVKNFVDGQGFLDFFVVGIIAGSILGMPRALLLKAGPRFAVPLIGCLIATFVLIGLLGTLTGFGFVEGILFIAAPIMAGGLGVGALPMSKMYASATGGDSAAFMGDLMSAVVMANVVCILIAGIYNGLGKRKKQLFVGFNGHGQLLRIAGRSDQLALPPKRDSSSFVALGKGLLIAGSLFVFGNLIAAFIPGLHPYAWTIIAAAAVKIFKLLPQDVEDSTADWGDLIGAVLVPALLVGVSITYIDMTQVFASLSNPQFVLLTICTVIIATLTSGALGWLVKFNFVEASITPGLVMADTGGSGDVSVLSAANRMHLMPFAALTNRLGGALVLFVTSLIVPFLT, encoded by the coding sequence ATGTCTACAGGCCCACGCACCACGGAATTTGACAGCCACCCGGCGGGCGACTCCCTGGGCGATGCTGCCCCCGGTCCCGCCGGCGGCGTCGAACACCCGGTCGCCCGGACAGCGGGAACCCGTCCGGGCACCCATTACCCCGGCCGGCAGGGGTCCAAGATCGCCAGTGTTCCCGCCCCGCTCTACCTCGTCCTCGCAGGCCTGGTCCTGGCCGCTGCCATCACCGGCAATCTTCCGGACACGATGGTGGTGGGCTTCGCCACCACCATCCTGCTCGGCGGGCTCTTCATCTGGATCGGCAACCTCTTCCCGGTGGTGCGGGACTTCGGCCTCCCCACCATCCTGTGCACGTTTGTCCCGGCCACCCTGGTGTTCTTTGGCGTGATGCCGGAGAACATCGTCACGGTGGTGAAGAACTTCGTTGACGGCCAGGGCTTCCTGGACTTCTTCGTGGTGGGCATCATCGCCGGCTCAATCCTTGGCATGCCGCGGGCATTGCTGCTGAAGGCGGGACCGCGCTTCGCGGTCCCGCTGATCGGCTGCCTCATCGCCACGTTCGTCCTCATCGGGCTCCTCGGCACATTGACCGGCTTCGGATTCGTTGAAGGCATCCTGTTCATCGCCGCGCCCATCATGGCCGGCGGCCTGGGCGTCGGAGCCCTTCCCATGTCCAAGATGTACGCCTCGGCAACCGGCGGTGACTCTGCCGCATTCATGGGCGACCTGATGTCCGCCGTCGTGATGGCCAACGTGGTGTGCATCCTCATTGCCGGCATCTACAACGGCCTGGGCAAGCGCAAGAAGCAGCTCTTCGTCGGCTTCAACGGGCACGGCCAGCTGCTGCGGATTGCCGGCCGCTCGGACCAGCTGGCCCTGCCGCCCAAGCGTGATTCGTCCTCTTTCGTCGCCCTCGGCAAGGGCCTGCTGATCGCCGGGAGCCTCTTTGTCTTCGGAAATCTGATCGCCGCCTTCATCCCGGGGCTGCACCCCTACGCGTGGACCATCATCGCCGCCGCTGCGGTGAAGATCTTCAAGCTGCTCCCGCAGGATGTGGAGGATTCCACTGCAGACTGGGGAGACCTGATCGGCGCGGTGCTGGTTCCGGCCCTGCTGGTGGGTGTCAGCATCACCTACATCGACATGACCCAGGTCTTCGCATCCCTGAGCAATCCGCAGTTCGTGCTGCTCACCATCTGCACAGTCATCATCGCCACCCTGACCTCCGGGGCCCTGGGATGGCTGGTGAAGTTCAACTTCGTGGAGGCATCCATCACGCCGGGCCTGGTGATGGCCGACACCGGAGGCAGCGGCGACGTCTCAGTCCTGAGCGCAGCGAACCGCATGCATCTCATGCCGTTCGCAGCCCTCACCAACCGCCTCGGCGGAGCGCTCGTCCTCTTCGTGACGTCACTGATCGTGCCGTTCCTTACCTAA
- a CDS encoding hydroxymethylglutaryl-CoA lyase, protein MKVEITDVFLRDGLQDEAVLVTTAHKLEIAEALIAAGLKRIEAASFVNPKRVPQMADAAEVIAALPVAPGVTYTSLALNGRGIERAVDAGATDIAVVTSASQAHSNANAGQAIEDALASLASAVARFPGTRFVAGISTAFTCPFEGTVDPEYLLRVVRAFKDMGINDVGLADTLGTTPTEQVLASMEHIRQAEPDLTYYLHLHNAHGQALATASAAVDTGIIRFDAALGGYGGCPFAPGAHGNIATEELVRHLHDAGHDTGIDETRLAEAVRLARDVVTNSPAIGLLDPAR, encoded by the coding sequence ATGAAGGTGGAAATCACCGACGTCTTCCTGCGCGACGGGCTTCAGGACGAAGCAGTTCTCGTCACAACAGCACACAAGCTGGAAATTGCCGAGGCTCTTATCGCAGCGGGATTGAAACGCATCGAGGCCGCTTCCTTTGTGAACCCGAAGCGGGTCCCGCAGATGGCCGACGCCGCCGAGGTCATCGCTGCGCTGCCGGTTGCCCCGGGTGTCACCTACACGAGCCTGGCCCTCAACGGCAGGGGCATTGAACGGGCCGTCGACGCCGGCGCGACTGACATCGCGGTGGTCACCTCCGCCAGCCAGGCCCACAGCAACGCGAACGCCGGGCAAGCCATCGAGGACGCGTTGGCAAGCCTCGCCTCCGCAGTGGCCAGGTTCCCCGGCACCCGCTTCGTCGCCGGCATCTCCACCGCCTTCACGTGTCCCTTCGAAGGCACCGTCGACCCCGAATACCTCCTGCGCGTGGTCCGCGCCTTCAAGGACATGGGCATTAACGACGTCGGACTGGCCGACACGCTGGGCACCACGCCCACCGAGCAGGTGTTGGCCAGCATGGAACACATACGCCAGGCAGAACCGGACCTCACCTACTACCTGCACCTCCACAACGCCCACGGCCAAGCCCTGGCTACCGCGAGCGCTGCGGTGGACACCGGCATCATCCGTTTCGACGCCGCCCTCGGCGGTTACGGCGGCTGTCCCTTTGCCCCGGGCGCCCACGGCAACATCGCCACCGAGGAACTCGTAAGGCACCTGCATGACGCCGGCCACGACACCGGCATTGACGAGACCCGCCTCGCGGAAGCGGTCCGCCTGGCCCGCGACGTCGTCACGAACTCCCCCGCGATCGGGCTGCTTGACCCTGCTCGATAA
- a CDS encoding CaiB/BaiF CoA-transferase family protein has protein sequence MTQELHLEGNTLPLQGIRVLELGSFIAAPFAARLFGDFGAEVIKIEKPQGGDELRDWRKTRGTTSMLFRTIGRNKKSVVLDLRSETGREAVKKIAAQCDVVIENFRPGTLEKWGLGPDVLHELNPELVMVRISGYGQTGPYKNRAGFGSSAESFAGLRYITGEPDRPAGRAAASMGDTVAGLYGVIGALMLMLQKARGVQTAGSQVVDVALYEGVFSLLESLVPDYDAYGMIRQRTGGALPGVVPTGSYLCQDDLEVVIGGNSNSVFVRLMRAIGREDLAEDETLLATEARGAREEELNGAISAWTGSMPLTEVLDKLDDAGVPAGPVYDAPSIAVDKHYLARDMIQTHEVVIEKEPELIRFPGVVPKIPGHEGRVKWVGPELGEHTQEVLQELAGMDAAEIAGLGMQEVG, from the coding sequence ATGACACAGGAACTTCATCTCGAGGGAAACACTCTCCCTCTCCAGGGCATACGCGTTCTGGAGCTAGGCAGCTTCATCGCTGCGCCCTTCGCGGCCCGCCTCTTTGGTGACTTCGGCGCTGAAGTCATCAAAATCGAGAAGCCCCAGGGTGGCGACGAGCTGCGCGACTGGCGCAAGACCCGCGGCACAACGTCCATGCTTTTCCGCACCATTGGCCGCAACAAGAAGTCGGTTGTTCTTGACCTGCGGTCCGAGACCGGCCGCGAAGCCGTCAAGAAGATCGCAGCCCAGTGCGACGTGGTAATCGAGAACTTCCGCCCCGGCACCCTCGAGAAGTGGGGTTTGGGCCCGGACGTCCTCCATGAACTCAACCCTGAGCTGGTGATGGTGCGGATCTCCGGCTACGGCCAGACCGGCCCCTACAAGAACCGCGCCGGTTTCGGCAGTTCTGCCGAGTCCTTTGCCGGGCTGCGCTACATCACCGGCGAACCAGACCGCCCCGCCGGCCGTGCGGCTGCCAGCATGGGTGACACCGTGGCTGGCCTTTACGGGGTTATCGGGGCCCTGATGCTGATGCTGCAGAAGGCCCGCGGCGTCCAGACAGCGGGCTCGCAGGTGGTCGACGTCGCCCTCTACGAAGGGGTCTTCAGCCTCCTCGAGTCACTCGTGCCCGACTATGACGCGTACGGCATGATCCGGCAACGCACCGGCGGCGCCCTGCCGGGCGTCGTGCCCACAGGCTCCTACCTCTGCCAGGACGACCTCGAGGTGGTGATCGGCGGGAACTCGAACTCCGTGTTCGTCCGCCTCATGCGAGCCATTGGCCGCGAGGACCTCGCCGAGGACGAAACCCTCCTGGCCACCGAGGCCCGGGGCGCCCGCGAGGAGGAGCTCAACGGCGCCATTTCGGCCTGGACCGGCAGCATGCCCCTCACCGAAGTGCTGGACAAGCTGGACGACGCCGGTGTGCCCGCCGGCCCGGTCTACGACGCCCCGAGCATCGCCGTCGACAAGCATTACCTGGCACGCGACATGATCCAGACCCACGAAGTGGTCATCGAGAAGGAGCCGGAGCTCATACGCTTCCCCGGCGTTGTGCCCAAGATCCCCGGCCACGAAGGCCGCGTCAAGTGGGTGGGCCCGGAACTGGGCGAGCACACCCAGGAGGTCCTGCAGGAGCTTGCCGGCATGGATGCTGCAGAAATCGCCGGCCTCGGAATGCAGGAGGTGGGCTAA
- a CDS encoding prephenate dehydratase, translating into MAQKIAYQGEPGANSNIACEQMYPGMESVPCASFEDAFELVSSGDAELAMIPIENSIAGRVADIHILLPQSHLQIVGEFFLPIHFDLLGIPGSTIEAATEVHSHIHALGQCRRLIRDAGLRPVIAGDTAGSAREVRDWNDPTKLSLAPPLAAQLYGLEVLASAVEDDPSNTTRFVVLAREKELPARGELPGPAVTSFVFRVRNVPSALYKALGGFATNGVNMTRLESYMVGNEFAATMFMADVEGHPEDLPLSLALEELEFFTTEVRILGVYAAAEYRTRQAAAV; encoded by the coding sequence ATGGCCCAGAAGATTGCGTACCAGGGTGAGCCCGGCGCCAACTCCAATATCGCTTGCGAGCAGATGTACCCCGGGATGGAAAGCGTCCCCTGCGCCAGCTTCGAGGACGCCTTCGAACTGGTGTCCAGCGGTGACGCCGAACTGGCCATGATCCCGATCGAGAATTCCATCGCCGGCCGGGTAGCCGACATCCACATCCTGCTGCCGCAGTCGCACCTGCAGATCGTGGGCGAGTTCTTCCTGCCCATCCACTTCGACCTGCTGGGCATTCCGGGCAGCACCATCGAGGCGGCCACCGAGGTCCACAGCCACATCCACGCCTTGGGGCAGTGCCGCCGGCTGATCCGCGACGCCGGTCTCCGCCCGGTCATCGCCGGTGACACTGCCGGGTCCGCCCGCGAGGTCCGGGACTGGAATGACCCCACGAAACTGTCCCTCGCTCCCCCGCTCGCCGCGCAGCTGTACGGGCTGGAGGTGCTGGCGTCCGCCGTCGAGGACGATCCCTCCAACACCACCCGCTTCGTGGTCCTGGCCCGGGAAAAGGAACTACCGGCCCGGGGTGAACTGCCCGGGCCCGCCGTCACCAGCTTCGTGTTCCGGGTCAGGAACGTCCCTTCCGCCCTGTACAAGGCGCTGGGCGGCTTCGCTACGAACGGCGTGAACATGACCCGGCTGGAAAGCTACATGGTGGGCAACGAATTCGCCGCCACCATGTTCATGGCCGACGTCGAGGGGCACCCGGAGGACTTGCCGCTCAGCCTGGCGCTGGAGGAACTGGAGTTCTTCACCACAGAGGTTCGTATCCTCGGCGTCTACGCCGCCGCCGAATACAGGACGCGGCAGGCAGCCGCTGTCTAA
- a CDS encoding aldehyde dehydrogenase family protein, with product METYDALLASITPVSGETRTILDPATGTVVGEAPVHTVEDLEAAVAAAAGAQPAWAALGHDGRSAALLKAADAVERSAEELARLLSREQGKPLNGPNARFEVGACAAWIRAAATTPLDSEVVVDDGETYAELRYRPIGVVGAIGPWNWPMMITIWQIAPALRMGNAVVVKPSKMTPLSVLALAKVLNEELPEGLLSVVSGDRGVGARLAEHPAIGKVMFTGSTDAGRSIIRSSADTVKRLTLELGGNDAGIVLPDADPKAIAQDLFWGAFINTGQTCAALKRLYVHDDIYDAVCDELTAVAKAMPMGVGLDENNVLGPLQNKAQFDVVARLVESARDSGARILLGGNPDPEQPGYFYPATLVADIHNDNPLVAEEQFGPALPIIRYSTVDEAVAHANGLDVGLGASVWSSDLPAAREVAARIQAGTVWINKHGAVDPRVPFGGAKQSGYGLEFGVEGLKAVGVPQVING from the coding sequence TTGGAAACTTACGACGCCCTGCTGGCCTCGATCACCCCGGTCTCCGGCGAAACCCGGACCATCCTTGACCCCGCCACCGGCACCGTCGTCGGCGAAGCTCCTGTCCACACCGTTGAGGACCTCGAAGCCGCCGTGGCCGCTGCCGCCGGAGCCCAGCCGGCCTGGGCCGCCCTGGGCCACGACGGACGGTCCGCGGCGCTCCTCAAGGCCGCCGACGCCGTCGAGCGTTCCGCCGAGGAACTTGCCAGACTGCTCTCCCGCGAGCAGGGCAAGCCGCTGAACGGCCCGAACGCGCGTTTCGAAGTCGGCGCCTGTGCTGCCTGGATCCGTGCCGCCGCTACGACGCCGCTGGACTCCGAAGTGGTGGTTGACGACGGCGAAACGTATGCCGAACTGCGCTACCGCCCCATCGGCGTCGTTGGGGCCATCGGCCCCTGGAACTGGCCCATGATGATCACCATCTGGCAGATCGCCCCCGCCCTCCGGATGGGCAACGCCGTAGTGGTCAAGCCGTCCAAAATGACCCCGCTGTCCGTGCTGGCGCTGGCCAAAGTCCTCAACGAGGAACTGCCCGAAGGCCTCCTCAGTGTGGTCTCCGGTGACCGCGGTGTGGGTGCGCGCCTGGCCGAGCACCCCGCCATCGGCAAGGTCATGTTCACCGGTTCCACCGACGCCGGCCGTTCGATCATCAGATCCTCCGCTGACACCGTCAAGCGGCTCACTCTTGAGCTCGGCGGCAATGACGCCGGCATCGTCCTGCCCGACGCCGACCCCAAGGCCATCGCTCAAGACCTCTTCTGGGGCGCCTTCATCAACACCGGCCAGACCTGCGCGGCCCTCAAGCGCCTCTACGTCCACGACGACATCTATGACGCCGTTTGCGACGAGCTGACTGCCGTGGCGAAGGCAATGCCGATGGGTGTCGGGCTGGACGAGAACAACGTCCTCGGTCCGCTGCAGAACAAGGCGCAGTTCGACGTCGTCGCCCGCCTGGTAGAGTCCGCCCGGGACTCCGGTGCCCGCATCCTGCTCGGCGGGAACCCCGACCCGGAGCAGCCCGGCTACTTCTACCCCGCCACACTCGTGGCCGACATCCACAATGACAACCCCCTCGTGGCCGAGGAACAGTTCGGCCCGGCCCTGCCGATCATCCGGTACAGCACCGTGGACGAGGCCGTCGCGCACGCCAACGGTCTCGACGTGGGACTGGGCGCCTCCGTCTGGTCCTCCGACCTGCCCGCAGCCCGCGAGGTCGCCGCCCGGATCCAAGCCGGCACCGTGTGGATCAACAAGCACGGTGCCGTTGACCCGCGCGTCCCGTTCGGCGGCGCCAAGCAGTCCGGTTACGGCCTGGAATTCGGCGTTGAAGGCCTGAAGGCCGTGGGCGTTCCCCAGGTGATCAACGGCTGA